One part of the Lotus japonicus ecotype B-129 chromosome 2, LjGifu_v1.2 genome encodes these proteins:
- the LOC130735783 gene encoding 2-oxoglutarate-dependent dioxygenase DAO-like, producing MKDSIPVIDLENISDQVERNKLREACEKWGCFRIINHSVPATLMAEMKMVVGTLFDLPMEIKMRKVSAGYGSGYTPPRVADPLHEALTLYDLGSSQARHEFCTQLDASPHQREIMEEYGKTIHDLAVKIGQKMAESLGIQGVDFGDWPCQYRVNKYNFTPKAMGSFGIKLHTDSGFLTILQDDENVGGLEVMDSSDKFVPLPPFPGSLLANLGDVAHAWSNGRFCNVKHHVQCKEATTRFSIATFMLAPRNGNVEAPAEVVDHDHPRLYQPFNFEEYRMLRSSKKIRTGEALELLRLT from the exons ATGAAGGATAGTATTCCAGTGATTGATCTTGAGAATATTTCAGATCAAGTGGAGCGCAACAAGCTAAGAGAAGCATGTGAAAAATGGGGTTGTTTCAGGATCATTAACCACTCTGTTCCTGCAACCCTCATGGCAGAGATGAAGATGGTGGTTGGTACATTGTTTGATCTTCCTATGGAGATCAAGATGCGCAAGGTAAGTGCCGGTTATGGCAGTGGTTACACACCACCACGTGTTGCCGATCCTCTCCATGAGGCTTTAACCCTCTATGACTTGGGTTCCTCACAAGCTCGGCACGAATTCTGCACTCAACTCGATGCCTCGCCCCATCAGAG GGAAATAATGGAGGAATATGGCAAAACAATTCATGATTTGGCGGTAAAAATAGGACAAAAGATGGCTGAATCACTGGGCATACAAGGTGTTGATTTTGGGGATTGGCCATGCCAATATAGAGTTAACAAATATAATTTCACACCAAAAGCTATGGGGTCATTTGGAATTAAACTACACACAGATTCTGGGTTCCTAACAATTCTTCAAGATGATGAAAATGTCGGTGGCCTTGAAGTGATGGACAGTTCTGACAAATTTGTGCCTCTTCCTCCATTTCCAGGATCCCTTCTTGCAAACCTAGGAGATGTTGCTCAT GCATGGAGTAATGGAAGGTTTTGCAATGTGAAGCACCATGTGCAATGCAAAGAAGCCACTACACGTTTTTCAATTGCTACATTCATGTTAGCACCAAGAAATGGAAATGTTGAGGCCCCAGCAGAGGTGGTAGACCATGATCACCCACGTCTGTATCAGCCTTTCAATTTTGAAGAATATAGGATGCTCAGATCCTCAAAGAAAATACGCACTGGTGAAGCACTTGAGTTGTTACGCCTGACCTAG
- the LOC130740324 gene encoding kinesin-like protein KIN-14I produces the protein MTIDMLPSGAQSVRTNRSSFGSGNGDTPLHNYATVSNGDGYDSDGSNFAPATPTTLSMAIPSELAGAVPLIDRFQVEGFLKLMQKQIQSAGKRGFFSKRSVGPQVREKLTLEDMLCFQKDPIPTSLLKLNGDLASRATKLFQIILKYMGVDSSDRVTPIGLEERVELVSKLYKQSLKRSELRDELFVQISKQTRNNPDREYLIKAWELMYLCASCMPPSKDIGGYLSDYIHNVAHGVTTDPEIRARALNTLNALKRTVKAGPRYIIPGAIEIEALLTGKRLTTIVFFLDETFEEITYDMSTTVADAVEELAGIIKLPTFSSFSLFECHKVVTGSKSPDTGNEEYIGLDDNKYIGDLLAEFKAVKDRSKGEILHCKLIFKKKLFRESDEAVTDQMFLQLSYVQLQHDYILGNYPIGRDDASKLSALQILAEIGFVRRPESCTEWNSFLERFLPRQIAMTRAKREWELDILSCYHSLEHVTKDDARQQFLHTLRTLPYGFSVFFNVRKIDDPIGLLPGRIILGINKRGVHFFRPIPKEYLHSAELRDIMQFGSSNTAVFFKMRVAGVLHIFQFETKQGEEICVALQTHINDVMLRRYSKARSPTAGSLNEDVSSNFKPPNLELYEKRVQDLSKLVEESQSNADQMLEKLHEKQKQEEVMLQELESLKESLRAGKHSLTEVTNERDRLRSLCDEKDKALQAKILEKRSMEEKMAKMSNLVIESTTKKDHNEANDQVLRKLEDDLQLCKDECLVAEETIKSLIDEKLILTQKLSELEENNADEISSLQWKLEQERKAVNSRVYDLERKLDLLKQELVVAESALSLKDSELAAIKKDLKELEELREMKEDIDRKNAQTAAILKMQGAQLAEMETLYKEEQILRKRYFNTIEDMKGKIRVYCRLRPLVEKEIADKERDVLATVDEFTVEHPWRDDKPKQHIYDRVFNGDATQEEVFEDTRYLVQSAVDGYNVCIFAYGQTGSGKTFTIYGSENNPGLTPRATAELFRILRRDNNKFSFSLKAYMLELYQDTLVDLLLPKSAKRLKLEIKKDSKGMVTVENVTTVSISTMEELNSIIQRGSERRHTSGTQMNEESSRSHLIMSIVIESINLQSQSAARGKLSFVDLAGSERIKKSGSEGNQLREAQSINKSLSALGDVISALSSGGQHIPYRNHKLTMLMSDSLGGNAKTLMFVNVSPIESSLDETHNSLMYASRVRSIVNDPSKNVSSKEIMRLKKQVAYWKEQAGRRGEEEDLEEIQEVRPTKEKTDNRHSL, from the exons ATGACCATTGATATGCTCCCATCCGGGGCTCAAAGCGTGAGGACAAACAGATCTTCATTTGGCTCTGGCAATGGGGATACCCCTTTGCACAATTATGCCACTGTTAGCAACGGGGATGGCTATGACAGTGACGGTAGCAATTTCGCGCCAGC CACACCAACAACTCTATCGATGGCTATTCCATCAGAACTCGCTGGAGCTGTACCCTTGATTGATAGATTCCAG GTGGAAGGATTTCTAAAATTGATGCAAAAACAAATTCAATCTGCTGGCAAACGAGGATTTTTTTCTAAAAGGTCTGTGGGCCCCCAAGTTCGAGAGAAACTCACATTAGAAGACATGCTTTGCTTCCAAAAG GATCCAATACCTACATCATTGCTTAAGTTGAATGGTGATCTAGCAAGTCGGGCAACAAAATTATTCCAGATAATTTTGAAATATATGGGAGTTGATTCATCTGATCGTGTAACTCCAATAGGCTTAGAAGAACGAGTTGAGCTTGTAAGTAAACTATACAAGCAAAGTTTGAAGCGTTCAGAACTCCGGGACGAACTTTTTGTCCAGATATCAAAACAAACTAGAAACAACCCAGACAG GGAATACTTGATCAAAGCATGGGAGCTAATGTATTTATGTGCGTCGTGCATGCCTCCAAGTAAAGACATTGGAGGGTATCTGTCAGATTATATTCATAATGTGGCACACGGTGTTACTACTGATCCTGAGATCAGAGCCCGGGCATTAAATACACTAAATGCTTTGAAGCGCACTGTCAAGGCTGGTCCTAGGTATATAATACCTGGGGCTATAGAGATTGAAGCTCTGTTGACTGGGAAAAGGCTTACAACTATAGTGTTCTTCCTAGATGAAACATTTGAAGAAATTACATATGATATGTCAACAACAGTTGCTGATGCTGTTGAG GAACTTGCAGGGATCATTAAACTGCCAACGTTCTCTAGCTTTAGCCTGTTTGAATGTCATAAAGTTGTTACCGGCTCCAAATCACCGGATACTGGGAATG AGGAGTACATTGGATTAGATGATAATAAGTATATTGGTGATCTCCTGGCGGAATTTAAGGCAGTGAAAGACCGAAGTAAAGGAGAAATTTTGCACTGTAAGCTGATAttcaagaaaaaattatttcGTGAATCAGATGAAGCTGTGACCGATCAAATGTTCTTGCAGTTGTCCTATGTACAA TTGCAGCATGATTACATTTTGGGTAATTATCCTATTGGAAGGGATGATGCTTCCAAGCTCTCTGCATTGCAAATCTTGGCTGAGATTGGATTTGTTAGAAGACCTGAATCCTGCAC CGAGTGGAATTCATTTCTGGAGCGTTTTCTGCCTAGACAAATTGCAATGACTCGAGCCAAACGGGAATGGGAGTTGGACATTCTTTCTTGCTATCATTCACTG GAGCATGTCACGAAAGACGATGCAAGACAACAATTTCTGCATACATTGAGAACACTTCCTTAtgggttttctgtttttttcaaTGTTCGCAAAATTGATGATCCCATTGGACTCCTGCCTGGACGAATAATATTAGGAATTAACAAGAGAGGG GTTCATTTTTTTCGGCCCATTCCCAAGGAGTATTTGCACTCAGCTGAGTTGAGAGACATAATGCAATTTGGAAGCAGTAATACTGCAGTATTTTTTAAAATGCGAGTTGCAGGTGTTCTGCACATATTCCAGTTTGAAACCAAGCAG GGAGAAGAAATTTGTGTAGCTCTTCAGACACACATAAATGATGTAATGCTGCGCAGATATTCCAAAGCACGATCTCCTACTGCGGGTTCTTTGAATGAAGATGTTTCTAGTAACTTTAAGCCTCCGAATCTGGAATTATATGAAAAACGTGTTCAAGATTTATCAAAACTTGTTGAAGAGTCTCAGAGTAATGCTGACCAA ATGTTGGAAAAACTGCATGAGAAGCAAAAACAAGAAGAGGTAATGCTACAAGAATTAGAGAGCTTGAAAGAATCTTTGAGAGCTGGTAAGCATAGTCTCACAGAAGTTACAAATGAACGTGATAGGCTTAGATCATTATGCGACGAAAAGGATAAGGCACTTCAG GCTAAAATTCTTGAGAAAAGATCCATGGAAGAAAAGATGGCCAAAATGAGTAATTTGGTGATAGAGAGCACCACCAAAAAGGACCATAACGAAGCAAATGATCAA GTCTTACGAAAACTTGAAGATGACTTACAACTTTGTAAAGATGAGTGTCTTGTAGCTGAAGAGACTATCAAAAGCTTGATTGATGAAAAGTTGATTTTGACACAGAAGCTATCTGAGCTGGAGGAGAATAATGCTGATGAG ATTAGTTCTCTTCAATGGAAACTTGAGCAAGAACGTAAAGCTGTAAATTCTCGAGTTTATGATCTTGAAAGAAAACTGGATTTGTTAAAGCAAGAGTTAGTTGTGGCCGAGTCTGCACTCTCATTAAAGGACTCTGAATTGGCTGCTATAAAGAAGGACTTAAAAGAGCTAGAAGAGTTGAGAGAAATGAAAGAG GACATTGATAGAAAGAATGCACAAACAGCTGCCATATTGAAGATGCAAGGGGCTCAATTAGCTGAAATGGAAACACTTTATAAAGAAGAGCAGATTCTCAGGAAGCGATACTTTAATACCATAGAAG atatgaaaggaaaaataagagTTTACTGTAGGCTAAGACCTCTTGTTGAAAAAGAGATTGCTGACAAAGAAAGAGATGTTCTTGCAACGGTAGATGAGTTTACAGTTGAGCATCCGTGGAGAGATGATAAACCAAAACAGCATATATATGACCGCGTGTTTAACGGTGATGCCACTCAGGAAGAAGTATTTGAGGATACAAGG TACTTGGTGCAATCTGCAGTAGACGGCTATAATGTTTGCATATTTGCTTATGGTCAAACTGGCTCTGGAAAGACATTTACAATCTATGGATCTGAAAACAATCCCGGGCTTACGCCTCGTGCTACGGCAGAGCTTTTTAGAATTTTAAGGAGAGATAATaacaaattttctttttccttgaaG GCATATATGTTGGAACTATATCAAGATACACTTGTAGATCTTCTGTTACCTAAAAGCGCGAAGCGATTAAAATTGGAGATTAAGAAGGATTCAAAG GGAATGGTAACTGTAGAAAACGTAACGACTGTGTCAATTTCTACTATGGAAGAATTAAATAGCATAATACAAAGGGGATCAGAACGGCGGCATACATCAGGGactcaaatgaatgaagaaagcTCAAGATCTCATCTTATAATGTCCATTGTAATTGAAAGCATCAACCTTCAAAGTCAATCAGCTGCAAGGGGAAAG CTAAGTTTTGTGGATCTTGCTGGCTCAGAAAGAATAAAAAAGTCAGGCTCTGAGGGTAATCAGCTCAGAGAAGCTCAGAGTATAAACAAATCATTATCAGCACTTGGAGATGTTATTAGTGCTTTATCTTCTGGTGGTCAGCACATACCTTACAGAAATCACAAGTTAACTATGTTGATGAGTGATTCACTTGGGGGCAATGCAAAAACTCTTATGTTTGTCAATGTATCTCCAATAGAATCAAGCTTGGATGAGACACATAACTCCCTAAT GTATGCGTCACGAGTGAGATCAATCGTGAATGATCCAAGCAAGAATGTTAGTTCAAAAGAGATTATGCGGCTGAAGAAACAAGTTGCATATTGGAAGGAGCAAGCAGgtaggagaggagaggaagaagatttAGAAGAAATTCAAGAAGTACGACCAACTAAAGAGAAGACTGACAACCGCCATTCTCTGTAA
- the LOC130737131 gene encoding 2-oxoglutarate-dependent dioxygenase DAO-like, translated as MGGVGFPEHEFLQCCNGFPTITKATTFLLHINKSLKSQCGTSNNGLAVKIGQKMAESLGIEGIDFGDWPCQFRMNKYNFTPGAIGSLGSPLHTDSGFLTILQDDENVGGLEVMDNSDSFVPIPPFAGTLLANLGCSCKYAWSNGRFSYVKHHVQCKEASTRFSSATFMLGPRSGNVEAPEEVIDHDHPRLYQLFNYEDYRKLRLSEKMYTGEALELLRLA; from the exons ATgg GTGGAGTTGGATTCCCTGAACACGAGTTCCTCCAATGCTGCAACGGTTTCCCAACCATCACCAAAGCCACAACCTTTCTTCTCCACATCAACAAATCCTTAAAAAG ccaatgtgggacttctaacaatgGTTTGGCAGTAAAAATAGGACAAAAGATGGCTGAATCACTAGGCATAGAAGGTATTGATTTCGGGGATTGGCCATGTCAGTTTAGAATGAACAAATATAACTTCACCCCAGGAGCTATAGGTTCACTTGGATCTCCACTACACACTGATTCTGGGTTTCTAACAATTCTTCAAGACGATGAAAATGTCGGTGGTCTCGAAGTGATGGACAATTCTGACTCATTTGTGCCTATTCCTCCATTTGCAGGAACCCTTCTTGCAAATCTTGGTTGCTCATGTAAGTAT GCATGGAGTAATGGAAGGTTTAGCTATGTGAAGCACCATGTACAATGTAAAGAAGCCAGTACACGTTTTTCAAGTGCTACATTCATGTTAGGGCCAAGGAGTGGAAATGTTGAGGCCCCAGAAGAGGTGATAGACCATGATCACCCACGTCTATATCAGCTTTTCAATTATGAAGATTATAGGAAGCTCAGGCTCTCAGAGAAAATGTACACGGGTGAAGCACTTGAGTTGTTACGCCTGGCCTAG